The following are encoded in a window of Pyrenophora tritici-repentis strain M4 chromosome 6, whole genome shotgun sequence genomic DNA:
- a CDS encoding Arp, Ankyrin repeat protein, with amino-acid sequence MVTEAEKEIPSTSGSALAAADKGVVGGFNTSILLQAAASGNIELVETCLQVGVPIESRADDGSTPLHCAARAGQVDAMALLIQEGADLTTRNLSGMTPVAQAIRSHNLDALKVFYDDKVWERVFHTNAIESEHKKLLVKYGTSEMFQAHLNQFGRSYDGVSQEALFLAIHHGNVSLAIGLLDYPNIDVNKEYGQNRRRPIDIATQYNRLEIMRHLIKIPSIDLLSRTRREDTVLHIAAREGHLKMVKLLLGQEKSFINARTLKNESPLHLASFQRHTKVVEYLLSVPGIDTDGKDSAGSTALQLAAFKGRWETVHLLLEHQNARFLQGFSTNLLGTCEPFVRTEVVRRLLKHKDFKDPNIGEPWGPRSRSLLHLAAARVDCELIEILLEHKDINVNALTACKRTPLYQAAECGQVEAVKLLLQHPDIQLDMKDWHGRTSLRIAKVRKYDEIVDLLISYGAKDDEANTLSTITQPTTASNAANTITPQTTSSQPNNEFILTPRTTLLMGI; translated from the coding sequence ATGGTAACAGAGGCCGAAAAGGAGATCCCATCGACTTCCGGATCAGCTCTTGCTGCGGCCGACAAAGGTGTTGTAGGGGGTTTCAACACTTCCATACTCTTACAGGCGGCTGCCTCCGGCAACATCGAACTAGTAGAAACTTGCTTACAAGTTGGTGTTCCAATCGAATCAAGAGCTGACGATGGCTCAACACCACTTCACTGTGCTGCAAGGGCTGGCCAGGTTGATGCGATGGCTCTTTTGATTCAAGAGGGGGCTGACCTAACAACTCGGAACTTATCAGGCATGACACCAGTAGCTCAAGCAATAAGAAGTCACAACCTCGACGCATTGAAAGTCTTCTATGACGACAAGGTATGGGAACGAGTTTTTCACACTAATGCAATCGAGTCTGAACACAAGAAGCTTCTCGTAAAATATGGCACGAGCGAGATGTTCCAAGCGCATCTGAATCAGTTTGGACGCAGTTATGACGGTGTCTCTCAAGAGGCACTCTTTTTAGCTATACATCACGGGAATGTGTCCCTAGCTATCGGGCTTTTGGACTATCCAAATATCGACGTCAACAAAGAATATGGTCAAAATAGGCGGCGACCAATTGATATTGCAACACAGTACAATCGACTTGAGATAATGAGACATCTAATCAAGATCCCATCTATCGATCTGTTGAGCAGGACTCGGCGAGAAGACACAGTCTTACACATTGCAGCAAGAGAGGGTCACCTGAAGATGGTCAAGCTATTGCTAGGTCAAGAGAAAAGTTTTATCAACGCAAGGACACTCAAAAATGAGTCGCCTTTACATCTCGCGTCTTTTCAGAGGCACACGAAAGTCGTTGAGTATCTTCTCTCAGTACCAGGAATCGACACCGACGGCAAAGACTCTGCGGGATCCACAGCTTTGCAGCTTGCTGCTTTTAAGGGAAGGTGGGAAACGGTCCACCTATTGCTTGAACATCAGAACGCGCGTTTTCTTCAAGGTTTCTCGACGAATCTCCTGGGCACTTGCGAGCCATTTGTTAGGACAGAAGTCGTTCGAAGGTTGTTAAAACACAAGGACTTCAAAGATCCAAACATAGGAGAACCCTGGGGTCCACGTAGTAGATCACTTCTGCATTTGGCAGCTGCAAGAGTAGATTGCGAGCTTATAGAGATTCTGCTGGAGCACAAGGATATCAATGTGAATGCATTGACGGCTTGTAAAAGAACGCCTTTGTATCAGGCCGCGGAATGTGGCCAAGTTGAAGCTGTGAAGCTTCTCCTCCAACATCCGGATATCCAGTTAGATATGAAAGACTGGCATGGAAGAACCTCACTGCGTATCGCAAAAGTCCGTAAATACGACGAAATAGTCGACCTCCTCATCTCCTACGGTGCCAAAGACGACGAAGCCAACACTCTCTCGACCATCACCCAACCCACCACCGCTTCAAACGCAGCAAACACCATTACTCCACAGACCACCTCTTCCCAACCAAACAACGAATTCATTCTGACCCCTCGAACGACCCTACTCATGGGGATATGA
- a CDS encoding MMS1-N domain containing protein, producing MEAARGLILVDGEWVSRPLDPYHIMASARQDDTEMRDAVPKTTTQVPEYGILSQTVISTPLNKLILPANIRHKDLTDIVMVGEDAIHIKEICDYGHVRHVASKTDFSGGHILAAKVFGDPREIPKSKGAGFPMSKDHMKMRPRKLITGEEENLLPPEVVVLTLTNRTLMFLWARQMHTAAARFCHKTLRLPAGSTRLDRLGSFLAIDPKFRAIAVAAHEGRFILYKTKSMERWRGESKANNDITTPIEDERIISLEGQIMHMDFLSSGAQDEFHVVLLFVVVVDGKTKLTCFDWDCRQDLSKVTARTERHLVQDEDMMPSLLIPLRRSPDFLLVSNDHISVYKNILSGYTARTLVPIDENILCPLLPGDSKTLPRWTAWDEAPRNPEYQKEAFYIAREDGRIMYVVRGPANTVELDEAGEWSYRIDTAFACLSMDNSEASQQYPDILVAGGAGNDGLLCKVGSWPAEYSHTVQYPGTNQFSYVESIPNWTPLTDLAVTQLSSPRASDERQRSSIFVANGNSPHGEISELRHGVQAVVDDSFSGINGCAGIWVVDHGSHMVDIEGTMKRQHYAIFVITLPPETLVIRVVRTQPESRAEFSGAWEQGSWDKFQTPSEDDPLEDDVMRDEETISACTWSDRISIQITSKEARTLVRPTLRLAHSLEFDTSLLLAASRIGCPFVAIAFREGGVTFLEVIPISTTGAFEKANSFRHKLAYDPTCIEILGIGGFQYVFVSTFDSKILLFKHYRGETSRITELNEDAWHINSGNSQKLCESAAVLSCKGRHVLVCGMRDGFLWSSNLEVGEDGLTSLSSWTAIQMGATSAKVTRSETDASAAFVSCGSDFCRVRCSAAESSDIQLDSIWFTDRAHPEYNQSPVSAMYQLPFLQNSDVVGQNLGGFLFAVAGDRLLFSQLDSDVKWPTSDVPPPVPYDARAVPRKLVTGAKPTNILYMQKLRRVLVSTMEAKEKHAPPHGERVLESSIKLLRVRDDRPQHDTDIKQEEEVPAERLVVAQCSLLNAERVYSMVEWQFVNEEGKRYSFIIVGTGIQISSTSQSGRRLIFNTGKHGSKLEQQKASTYSDPIYSIALWDNQTIISIIGKTLSIDRFSEPDGRWYQRGKLDLPSPGVHVSVNRPFIYVSTLKHSHLCYRVSETTRPGYFDLALEFSDSAARSCARHLVMEVPNANVALDNNRFVLLTDKNSGSITGLYQPPALAYSNASATLFEACLPRSVVRLDRGDIRPPWRRPNPNGKVIGVLADDIIGACTDGTIFALAILSQPARHLLRLLQNLIEVKATRSGAHQHATVKPRSGDIFKVLMNNTPGNQHGGILIRDVDPRHLEQNSQRGQRHKHIDGDLLKRWLDEGGDVEGLVWDDADAEIGALFKDLALDVEGTWGVRSAGKGKDRQENRQMYGFVRRWMKDVLMPVL from the exons ATGGAAGCAGCCCGCGGTCTCATACTCGTCGACGGCGAGTGGGTTTCCAGACCTCTCGACCCTTATCACATCATGGCCAGCGCTCGGCAAGATGACACTGAGATGCGGGATGCGGTCCCCAAGACAACTACCCAGGTACCAGAATACGGCATATTGTCACAAACCGTCATCTCGACGCCATTGAACAAACTCATCCTTCCGGCGAACATACGTCACAAGGACCTGACCGACATTGTAATGGTTGGAGAAGATGCTATACATATAAAAGAGATTTGTGATTACGGCCATGTTCGTCATGTTGCTTCCAAAACTGACTTTAGTGGCGGTCATATCCTCGCTGCCAAGGTGTTTGGTGATCCTCGCGAAATTCCCAAGAGCAAAGGTGCTGGTTTCCCCATGTCCAAAGATCACATGAAGATGAGACCAAGAAAATTAATCACAGGGGAAGAAGAGAATCTTCTGCCTCCAGAAGTCGTTGTACTCACCCTCACCAACCGAACACTGATGTTTCTCTGGGCTCGGCAGATGCACACGGCAGCTGCTAGATTTTGCCACAAGACCCTCAGACTACCTGCGGGAAGTACACGCTTAGATCGTCTCGGTAGTTTTCTCGCCATAGACCCCAAATTTCGAGCAATAGCCGTGGCAGCACATGAAGGCCGTTTCATTCTATACAAAACCAAATCTATGGAGAGATGGAGGGGAGAATCAAAAGCCAACAACGACATCACTACACCCATTGAAGATGAACGAATCATTTCCCTCGAGGGACAGATCATGCACATGGACTTCTTGTCATCCGGGGCACAGGACGAGTTTCACGTTGTACTTCTCTTCGTTGTGGTCGTCGATGGAAAAACCAAGCTTACGTGCTTTGACTGGGACTGCAGGCAAGATTTGAGCAAGGTCACTGCACGCACAGAGAGACATCTTGTTCAAGATG AGGACATGATGCCTTCGCTACTCATTCCACTACGTCGTAGTCCCGATTTCCTCCTAGTTTCCAATGATCACATCTCGGTTTACAAAAACATTCTCTCGGGCTATACAGCACGTACCTTGGTACCGATCGACGAGAATATACTCTGCCCACTTCTGCCTGGCGACAGCAAAACCTTGCCACGGTGGACAGCATGGGATGAAGCGCCACGCAATCCTGAATATCAGAAGGAAGCCTTCTACATTGCCAGGGAAGACGGGCGTATAATGTATGTGGTTCGAGGCCCTGCCAATACTGTGGAACTGGACGAAGCCGGCGAATGGTCGTATCGGATCGACACTGCTTTTGCTTGTCTAAGTATGGACAATTCCGAAGCATCACAGCAGTACCCCGATATCTTGGTAGCTGGAGGTGCCGGTAACGATGGTCTCCTTTGTAAAGTTGGTTCCTGGCCCGCAGAGTATTCACATACAGTGCAATACCCTGGGACGAACCAGTTTTCTTACGTTGAATCAATACCAAACTGGACACCTCTTACAGACCTTGCAGTTACCCAACTATCCAGTCCTCGCGCATCAGATGAACGCCAAAGATCTTCCATCTTCGTCGCCAACGGCAATAGCCCGCACGGCGAGATTTCCGAGCTCCGACATGGTGTACAGGCCGTCGTAGATGATAGTTTCAGTGGAATCAACGGCTGTGCTGGCATATGGGTGGTTGATCATGGAAGTCATATGGTGGACATTGAAGGCACGATGAAGAGACAACACTACGCCATATTTGTTATAACACTGCCCCCCGAGACACTTGTCATACGTGTTGTCCGCACCCAACCCGAAAGCCGTGCCGAGTTCTCCGGGGCATGGGAGCAGGGTTCGTGGGACAAGTTCCAGACGCCTAGCGAGGATGATCCGCTTGAGGACGATGTGATGCGAGACGAAGAAACCATCTCCGCATGTACCTGGTCAGATCGAATATCGATTCAAATAACCAGTAAAGAGGCCCGTACACTTGTGCGACCTACCTTACGACTGGCTCATTCATTAGAATTTGATACTTCCTTGTTACTAGCTGCCTCTCGGATAGGATGTCCTTTCGTCGCTATTGCTTTCAGAGAAGGGGGTGTTACGTTCCTTGAGGTCATCCCTATATCCACAACCGGTGCCTTTGAGAAGGCCAACAGCTTCCGACACAAACTCGCGTACGACCCCACGTGTATAGAAATTCTGGGGATTGGTGGCTTCCAGTACGTGTTCGTCAGCACGTTCGACTCGAAAATCTTGCTCTTCAAGCACTACCGTGGTGAAACCAGTCGGATAACAGAGTTAAACGAGGACGCATGGCACATCAACTCTGGCAATTCACAAAAGTTGTGTGAAAGCGCTGCAGTCTTGAGCTGTAAAGGGCGACATGTATTGGTCTGTGGCATGCGCGACGGTTTTCTGTGGAGCTCTAATCTTGAAGTGGGAGAAGATG GGCTGACATCTTTATCTTCCTGGACGGCCATCCAAATGGGTGCTACGTCGGCCAAGGTAACCCGAAGTGAAACCGACGCTTCCGCAGCATTTGTCTCGTGTGGTTCAGACTTCTGTAGAGTGCGCTGCTCCGCAGCTGAGTCGTCGGACATCCAGCTTGACTCCATTTGGTTCACCGACCGTGCTCATCCTGAGTACAATCAATCTCCGGTCTCGGCAATGTATCAGCTTCCCTTCTTGCAGAACTCGGATGTTGTTGGACAGAATCTCGGTGGCTTTCTGTTCGCAGTTGCTGGAGATAGGCTTCTCTTCTCGCAACTTGATTCTGATGTCAAATGGCCAACCTCGGACGTACCTCCTCCAGTTCCGTATGACGCGAGAGCGGTTCCACGAAAGCTTGTGACCGGTGCCAAACCTACCAACATTCTATACATGCAGAAGTTGCGACGAGTTTTGGTGTCTACGATGGAAGCAAAAGAAAAGCATGCTCCACCACATGGCGAGCGAGTCTTGGAATCTTCGATCAAGCTACTGCGGGTACGCGATGACAGACCTCAGCACGACACAGACATCAAGCAAGAGGAAGAGGTTCCCGCAGAAAGACTTGTTGTAGCCCAATGCTCTTTACTGAATGCCGAGAGAGTGTACTCTATGGTTGAATGGCAGTTCGTTAACGAAGAAGGCAAAAGATACTCTTTCATCATTGTTGGCACGGGGATACAGATAAGCTCAACAAGTCAAAGTGGAAGGAGGTTGATCTTCAACACTGGAAAACATGGCTCCAAATTGGAGCAGCAAAAGGCTTCCACATACTCCGATCCCATCTACAGCATCGCTTTATGGGACAACCAAACAATAATCAGCATTATCGGCAAAACTCTGTCCATTGACCGATTCAGCGAGCCAGACGGCAG ATGGTATCAACGCGGTAAATTGGATCTGCCATCGCCAGGTGTTCACGTATCTGTTAATCGACCATTCATATACGTCTCGACGCTGAAGCATTCGCATCTGTGTTACAGAGTGAGCGAAACAACACGCCCGGGATATTTTGACCTAGCCCTGGAATTTTCGGACAGTGCTGCGCGAAGTTGTGCGCGCCATCTAGTCATGGAAGTGCCAAATGCAAACGTAGCCCTCGATAACAACCGATTTGTGCTACTCACCGACAAGAACAGCGGCTCCATAACAGGCCTCTACCAACCACCAGCACTCGCATATAGCAACGCATCCGCCACTTTATTCGAAGCGTGTCTACCTCGCTCGGTAGTCCGTCTAGATCGCGGCGACATCCGTCCACCATGGCGACGCCCTAACCCTAACGGTAAGGTGATTGGTGTCCTCGCTGATGATATCATCGGCGCCTGTACCGACGGCACGATTTTCGCCCTTGCTATTCTATCACAACCAGCTCGCCATCTCCTCCGCCTTCTCCAAAATCTTATCGAAGTGAAAGCCACCCGCTCCGGCGCCCATCAGCACGCCACCGTCAAGCCTCGCAGTGGTGATATCTTCAAAGTGCTCATGAACAACACCCCTGGTAACCAACATGGCGGCATTCTCATCAGAGACGTGGATCCAAGGCATTTAGAGCAGAACTCGCAGCGTGGCCAGAGACACAAACATATCGACGGAGATCTGTTGAAGAGGTGGCTGGACGAGGGTGGTGATGTAGAGGGTCTGGTGTGGGACGACGCGGATGCGGAAATTGGAGCGCTATTCAAGGATTTGGCGCTTGATGTTGAGGGTACTTGGGGTGTGAGGAGTGCTGGTAAGGGTAAAGATAGGCAGGAGAACAGACAGATGTATGGGTTTGTGAGGAGGTGGATGAAGGATGTGCTTATGCCTGTACTCTGA
- a CDS encoding GTPase-activating protein, protein MASPSHSASVSRSVSSGSLPSRHASPAIHLSPAEQEKEALVRAAIDAGDVDTLVHLAMSASGLVSDSLRCTAWPLLLGCSARDSRKEPWTDLPEHKDEHQVGLDVNRAFVHYPKKGMQDSEKQLDRRKQELSNVIIHVLRQHPALCYFQGYHDIVQVFLLVLGPEDAPTAVARLSLLRIRDFMLSSLEPALAQLELLRPILRAADPSLYHHLRGSQPTFALAGTMTMFAHNIEDYKDITRLFDFFLAGHAAMPIYFFAAVVLSKREKLLAEDDEDMLYVTLGRLPAHFDVEFLIARTVELYERLPPASLDGYEWWWISSSSVLKSSATTTRLRQLTLEDGERYFAKQERDLQREQSRKRALKKMQYMRLRLWYYRRYGAVALAVAVGAYALWLGKNGDISKRYPMFNSLGHFVWRYLGGSA, encoded by the exons ATGGCCTCACCCTCCCACTCTGCCTCGGTGTCACGCTCAGTGAGCTCCGGCAGCCTTCCCTCGCGCCATGCTTCACCCGCCATTCACCTTTCACCCGCTGAACAAGAGAAGGAGGCGCTAGTACGCGCAGCCATTGATGCTGGCGATGTCGATACCCTCGTGCATCTTGCCATGAGCGCCTCGGGCCTTGTTAGCGACAGCCTGCGTTGCACTGCTT GGCCGCTCCTGCTAGGATGCTCAGCTAGGGATTCGCGGAAGGAGCCATGGACGGACCTTCCCGAGCATAAGGACGAGCATCAGGTCGGCCTGGATGTCAATCGGGCCTTTGTCCACTACCCCAAGAAAGGCATGCAGG ATTCTGAGAAGCAGCTCGATCGCCGGAAGCAAGAGCTTTCCAATGTCATCATCCATGTTCTGCGCCAACATCCAGCCCTGTGCTACTTCCAGGGCTACCACGATATTGTACAGGTCTTCCTACTCGTCCTCGGCCCCGAAGATGCCCCCACCGCCGTCGCCCGCCTAAGCCTCCTCCGCATCCGCGACTTCATGCTGTCGTCGCTCGAGCCTGCACTCGCTCAGCTCGAGCTACTCCGTCCCATCCTCCGCGCCGCCGACCCCAGTCTGTACCACCACTTACGCGGAAGCCAGCCTACATTTGCGCTCGCGGGTACCATGACCATGTTCGCTCACAACATAGAAGATTATAAAGACATTACTAGGCTGTTTGACTTCTTCTTGGCGGGACATGCTGCCATGCCGATATACTTTTTTGCGGCTGTCGTGCTCTCCAAGAGGGAGAAGCTGCTAGCTGAAGACGATGAAGATATGCTCTACGTCACGTTGGGCAGGCTTCCAGCCCATTTTGACGTCGAGTTTCTCATTGCACGCACCGTCGAGTTGTATGAGAGGCTCCCACCTGCCTCGCTGGACGGTTATGAATGGTGGTGGATCTCGTCTTCCAGTGTGCTCAAGTCGTCGGCTACGACCACTAGGCTGCGACAACTCACGCTGGAAGATGGCGAGAGGTATTTCGCCAAACAGGAGAGGGATCTTCAACGAGAGCAGTCTCGGAAACGTGCACTCAAAAAGATGCAGTATATGAGGCTACGTCTTTGGTACTACCGCCGGTATGGAGCTGTTGCTCTGGCCGTCGCAGTGGGCGCATACGCGCTGTGGCTTGGTAAGAATGGAGACATCAGCAAGCGTTATCCAATGTTTAATTCTCTGGGTCATTTCGTGTGGAGATATCTTGGTGGATCAGCATAA